The DNA window CCTCGCCCGCCGTGCGCGCGGCCTCCTCGGCGGTCAGGCTCTTGACGCCCTGCTGCGAGGCCCAGTTGAACTTCACGTAGCGGTACTCACCCTTCGCGTTGACGAACTTGAACGCGTGGACGCCGTGCCCGTTCATCTGGCGGTAGTTCGCCGGAATGCCGATGTCCGAGTACACCTGCGTCAGCATGTGCGTGGACTCGGGCAGGTGGGAGAAGAAGTCGAAGGAGCGGTTCGGGTCCTGCTTGTTGTTGAAGGGCGACGGCTTCAGCGAGTGCACCATGTCCGGGAACTTGATGGCGTCGCGGATGAAGAAGACCGGCAGGTTGTTGCCCACCAGGTCCCAGTTGCCCTCGTCCGTGTAGAACTTGAGCGCGAAGCCGCGAGGGTCTCTCAGCGTCTCCGGTGAACCGGACGGATGGATGACGGTGGAGAAGCGCACGAACAGGGGCGTCTTCTTGCCCTTGCTCGCGAAGACGGACGCGCGCGTCAGGTGGGAGAAGTTGCCGTAGCTCTCGAAGACGCCGTACGCGCCAGTGCCTCGGGCATGGACGACGCGCTCCGGGATGCGCTCACGGTCGAACCGCGCCAGCTTCTCGATGAGGTGGAAGTCCTCCAGCAAGACGCCGCCGCGCGGGCCCGCCGTCTTGGAGTTCTGGTTGGTGCCCACCGCCGAACCCGTGTCCGTGGTGAGGGGTGGGGGATTGGCGGCCAGAGCTGGACCACTCAACAGCACCGTTGTCAGCAACAGCGAACGCGTCTTCATTCGAAAGCTCCTCTGGGGGTGAGGCCCACAGCCCCAGAGCACGCCTCGTGCCGCTTCCGTTGTTCTAATGAATCCAATGGGTTGGAGTGTCGTCTCACCCCTTGTCACCGCCATTTCGGTGGATTCACCGCTCCGGCGGTGGGGAAAATCACCGAATCCTCGGTGTCGCGCGCATGGAACCGATAATGCGGTGCGGCAGCGAGTTCTCGGTGTTCTTCGGCGCTTCCTGTAGGCGATTGGGCGGGTAAGGTGCGCCCATGCCAGGCCCGTTCATTGACGACGCGCAGATTGCGCATGCGCGCACTCTGGCGGAGGAGATCGTCAACCCGATCTTCGACCTCATCCGCCGCAACACCACTGTATCCATCGAGCGCACCGTGTTGCGCTTCTTTGGGATTTCCGGAGCAGGCGCGCGAGGAGTGCCTCTCGCCAACCTGATGGTCGACAAGCTCAAGGCCGCCGGGGTGCTCAACCGGGGCGCCGCCTATTGGTATGGCCGGGCGCTCCAGCTGGGGGCCAAGAGCCCGCTGGAGGCCGTGGAGCGGCTGACGGCGCTGCCGGCGGACAAGCTGGGGCCATTGTCCCCGGAGATGGAGGAGAACCTCCGCGCCGAGGTGCGCGCCGAGGCTCGCTCCGCGTTCGAGGAGATGAAGGCCCGCATCGCCGCGCGCGATGACCTTCGCAAGCAGTTCCCCATGTCGCCCGCCCCGCACAAGTACGTCATCGTCGCGACGGGAAACATCTACGACGACGTGGACCAGGCGCGGGCCGCGGCCCAGGCGGGCGCGGATGTCATCGCCGTCATCCGCTCCACCGCGCAGTCGCTGTTGGACTACGTGCCGCACGGCGCGACGACGGAGGGCTACGGCGGCACCTACGCCACCCAGGAGAACTTCCGCATCATGCGCGAGGCCCTGGATGAAGAGAGCCGCAAGCTCAAGCGCTACATCCAGTTGACCAACTACTCGTCCGGCCTCTGCATGTCGGAGATCGCCTTCTGCGCGGCCTACGAGAAGCTGGACATGCTGCTCAACGACGCGATGTACGGAATCCTCTTCCGCGACATCAACATGCGTCGCACCTTCATCGACCAGTACTTCAGCCGCCGCATCTGCGGGCTCGCCGGCATCATCATCAACACGGGCGAGGACAACTACATCACCACGGCGGATGCGTACGACGCGGCGCACACGGTCATCGCCAGCCAGTTCATCAACGAGTGCTTCGCCAAGCGCGCGGGGCTCAAGGACTGGCAGCTGGGCATCGGCCACTCGTACGAAATCGACCCGTACCGCGACGACACGCTCCTCCTGGAGCTGTCGCAGGCGATGCTGGTGCGTCGCTGTTTCCCGGACGCGCCGCTCAAGTACATGCCGCCCACCAAGCACAAGGAGACGGACATCTTCTTCAGCCACGCGTACGACGTGATGGCGGACCTGGTGGCCATCTGGACGAACCAAGGCATCCAGCTGCTCGGCATGATGACGGAGGCCATGCACACGCCGCTGCTCGCGGACCGCTACGTGGCGCTCAAGTCGGCGTCCTATATCCACCGCGCGGCGCGAGGCATCGACCAGGAGTTCACCGTCCGGGAGGACGGGAAGATCGCCAACCGTGCCCGCGAGGTGTTCGGCCACGCGATGAAGCTGCTCCAGGAATGCCGTGACGAGGGCATGGTGGCGGCCATCGGCAAGGGTCACTTCGGCGACGTGAAGCGCGAGGAGACCGGCGGCAAGGGCCTGGATGGCGTGATGGAGAAGTCGTCGGATTACTTCAACCCGTTCCTGGAAATCCTGGAGGCAACATGATGCTCGGTACCATCCTGACGGTGGTGATGGCGGCTGGCGGCACGGCGGACGCACTGGCGCAGTTCCAGGTGAAGAACGTGGGCATGCAGGTTCCCGCCGCGTGGACGCAGTCGGTGGAGGACGGGACGACCAAGTTCCTGGCGCCCAGCGGTGACGCGTACTTCCTGGTGGACGTGGGCGCGGTGCAGACGGCGGGGATGAAGGCCTCGGTCTGCGTGGACAAGATCGTGAAGGGCAGCGGCGGGTCCAACTGGGAGCGCCTCAAGGTGGGCGGGCAGCCGGCGGCGCGGCGGGCGGACCAGGACCAGTCGACGAACGGTGGCGTGGTGGAGACGCTGACGTACGTCGGCTGTGACGGGCGCACGACGTGGTCCGTCGTCTTCCACATGGAGCAGAACAAGAAGGAGCGCTTCGCTCCGCTGGCGGAGAAGGTGGCCACCAGCGTGAAAATCGTGCGGGCCGGGGGGAAGTGAGCAGATGGTGAAGCCGAGCAAACAAATCATTCGCCCCTACGGGGACCGCCGCGACGACGGCGTGGTGCAGATTTCGTTCACCCTGCCGGTGCCGCTGTCGGAGAAGGCCAAGGAGGCCGCCGCCGTCTTCACCCGGAAGATGGGGTACACCGACGTCAAGGTGGCCGCCGCCGAGCGCGCCGCGGACAGCTACACGTTCTTCATCGTGTACGCCCGGTCGAACGTCACGCTGGACTACGCCGAAATCGACGTGCCCGAAGTCGTCGTGAAGAAGATGTCCTTCGACGACCTCAACGCCTTCATCAAGGAGAAGGTGGGCCGTCGCATCGTCGTGTTCGGCGCGTGTACCGGCACGGACACGCACACGGTGGGCATCGACGCCATCTTGAACATGAAGGGCTACGCGGGCGACTACGGCCTGGAGCGCTACCCCGGGTTCGAGGCGTTCAACCTGGGCAGCCAGGTGCCCAACGAGGACCTCATCAAGCGGGCCATGGCGAAGAACGCCGACGCCATCCTGGTGAGCCAGGTCGTCACGCAGCGCGATGTGCACAAGGACAACTCGCGGCACTTCATCGACGCGGCGAAGGCGGCGGGCATCCACGGCAAGGTGCAGCTCCTGCTGGGCGGTCCCCGCGTGGACCACAAGCTGGCGCTGGAGCTGGGCTTCGACGCGGGCTTCGGTCCAGGCACCAAGCCCTCCGATGTGGCCAACTACATCGTCCACGCGCTCCTGAAGAAGGAAGGCAAGGAGCCGCAGGACATGCACTACCAGGGAGAGCCCCAGTGAGCACGGGAACCAAGGCCATCATCCGGCTGCGCATGAGCAGCCATGACGCGCACTACGGCGGCAACCTGGTGGACGGCGCGCGCATGCTGGGCCTCTTTGGCGACGTGGCCACGGAGCTGTGCATCCGCGCCGACGGAGACGAAGGCCTGTTCCGGGCCTACGACTCCGTGGAGTTCCTGGCGCCGGTGTACGCCGGGGACTTCATCGAGGCGGAGGGCGAAATCGTCAGCGCGGGCAACACATCGCGCAAGATGCGCTTCGAGGCCCGCAAGGTCATCCGGCCCCGGCCGGATGTGAACGATTCGGCGGCGGACCTGTTGCCGGAGCCCATCGTGGTGTGCCGGGCTTCGGGCACCTGCGTGGTTCCCAAGGACAAGCAGCGAGGTCAGCGATGAGCACTCCCATGGTCATCACCGCGGCGATGGTCGGCGCGGAGACGACACGCGAGCAGACGCCCCACCTGCCCATCACCGCGGAGGAGATCGCCGAGGACGCCGCGCGCTGCCGCGAGGCGGGTGCGGCGATGGTGCACCTGCACGTGCGCACCGCGGACGGCAAGCCGTCCCAGGACGCGGAGCTGTTCCGGGCCGCGATTCGCGCCATCCGCAAGCGCACCGACGTGCTCATCCAGACGTCGACGGGCGGCGCGGTGGGCATGACGGTGGACCAGCGCTGTGGGCCGCTGACGCTGACGGGCGAGGACCGGCCGGACATGGCCACCCTCACCACGGGCACGGTGAACTTCGGCGAAGAGGTGTTCTGGAACCCGCGCCCGCTGGTGCGGGACATCGCGAAGCGCATCAAGGCGTTGGGCCTCCGGCCGGAGCTGGAGTGCTTCGACGTGGGCATGATTGACGAGGCCCGCTACCTGGCGAAGGAAGGCCTGGTCGACCTGCCAGCGCACTTCGACTTCGTGCTGGGCGTGCCGGGGACGCTGCAGCCCCGGCCGGAGGTGCTGGACTTCATGATTGCCTCACTGCCGGAGGGGAGCACCTGGACGGTGGCGGGCGTGGGCCGGCACCAGCTCGCCTATGTGGACGAGGCGGCGAAGCGCGGCGGCAACGCGCGGGTGGGCCTGGAGGACAACATCTACGTGTCCAAGGGCGTGCTCGCGAAGGGCAACTGGGAGCTGGTGGCCGAGGCCGCCAGGCGAGCCCGAGCCCATGGCCGCGAGCCGGCCACACCGGAACAGGCGCGCAAGCTCCTCCGGTTGAGCTGAACCTCCCGCCGGCGCGAAGCTCTCGCGCCGGCGGTTTTCTTTTCACGTCAGGACCCGCGAGGCCTTCACGTCGGCGGCTGCTGGTCGCCGTTGCTCGTCCAGAGTGCGGTGTGTGAAGCGGCCCGAGGCAGTCCGAGGAGCCATGCGATGGACACGGAGCTGAAGGGCAAGGGCGTCCTGGTGACGGGCGGCGCGGGCGGGATTGGCACCGCGCTGGTCTGGGCGTTCTCCGGCGAGGGCGCGAAGGTGGCGGTGCACTACCACTCGCGCGAGGTGCCAGCGAAGCGGCTCGCGGAGGAGGTGGGGGGCGTGGCGGTGGGCGCGGACCTGACGGTGGAGGCGGAGGTGGATGCGCTCGTGCCCGCGTCGGTGGCCGCGCTGGGGCGGTTGGATGTCCTGGTGTGCAACGCGGGCGTGTGGCCGAGCCCCGATGTCCCCGTCTGGGAGATGTCCCTGGAGCGCTGGCGCCGCACGCTGGCGGAGAACCTGGACAGCGTCTTCCTGTGTTGCCGTGGCTTCTTGCGCCACGTGGCGACGACGGGCGTGGGGAACATCGTCATCATCAGCTCCACGGCGGGGCTGTTCGGCGAGGCGGGTCACTCCGACTACGCGGCGGCGAAGGGCGCGCTGGCGGGAGGCTTCCTGCGGAGCCTGAAGAACGAGCTGGGCCGCATTGCTCCGCTGGGCCGCGTCAACGTGGTGTGCCCGGGTTGGACGGCGGTGGACCGCAACCGCGACAAGCTGGGCGGGCCTGACTTCGTGAAGCGGGTGACTCGCACCATGCCGTTGCGCAAGGTGGGCCAGCCCGAGGATGTCGCGCGAGTGGTGGTGTCACTCGCTTCGGATTTCATCTCCGGTCACGTGACGGGTGAGGTCGTGACGGTCGCCGGAGGCATGGAAGGAAGGGTGCTGCATGACGACTGAGGCCATCGACGTAAGGAAGCACAACCGCGAGGCATGGGACCGCCAGGTCTCGCTGGGCAACCGGTGGACGCAGCCGGTGGGGCCGGAGGTCATCGCGGCCGCGAGGAGAGGGGAGTGGAGCGTCGTGCTCACGCCCTCCAAGCCCGTGCCCCCGTCCTGGTTCGGGGACATCGTGGGCAAGAGGGTCCTGTGTCTTGCGGGGGGCGGTGGTCAGCAGGCGCCGGTGTTCGCCGCGGCGGGGGCGAAGGTGACGGTGCTGGACAACTCGCCCGGGCAGCTGGGGCAGGACCGGCTGGTCGCGGAGCGAGAGGGGTTGGAGATCCGGTTGGTGGAGGGGGACATGCGCGACCTCTCCGTGTTCGAGGACGGCGGCTTCGACCTCATCTTCCATCCGTGCTCGAACGCCTTCGTGGACACCATCCTCCCCGTGTGGCGCGAGGCGTTCCGCGTGCTGCGTCCCGGAGGCGTGCTCCTGTCGGGCTTCACCAACCCGGTCATCTTCCTGTTCGACCCCGAGCTGCAGGACAAAGGGGTGCTGCAGGTGAAGTACAAGATGCCCTACTCGGACTTCACCAGCCTCACGGAGACCGAGCGCCGGCGCTACACCGACAAGCACGAACCGCTCTGCGTGGCGCACACGCTCCAGGACCAGATTGGCGGGCAGCTCGACGCGGGGTTCCTGCTCGCGGGGTACTTCGAGGACAAGTTCGAGAAGGGCGACCTGGTCGCCGAGTACTTCGACAGCTACATCGCGACGCGCGCCCTGAAGCCCATCACTCCCTGACAAATTTCCTCAGAAGTTGATTGCGCGAAGGGTCTTGAAAGACTCCCATGCAGGATGTCCTGGATTCCCCGGGACTTCCCGCATGGAGCGCAAATGCGTACCTCTTGGCGTTTCTCCTCGTTCTGTGTCGTGAGCCTCGCGCTGCTGGGCGCGGGCTGTGAGCCGGCGCCCTCGCCGGCGCCCACCGTGTCGGGTGCTGCGTTGGAGCAGCGCACGGACCGCGCGGTGGGGGACGTGAAGCTGCTCTGCGAGATTCCGCAGGACGGCAGCTACTTCGAGCTGAAGCAGACGGCGACGGGGTACGAGGGCGTGGTGGCGACGCAGGTCTATGACCCGTGGGATTGCCGCTGCATCTACCTGAAGCGCGAGGTGGTGGGGCAGTACTCGTTCTGCCAGTTCGCGGCGTCGGACCCGCGCATCGTGAGCTGCTGGCGGCGGGAGCCCAACGGCACGGCGGGGAAGATGGGGATGTTCTCCACGAAGGTGACGCGGCAGTCGCTGGTCATCGGGGGCTCGGGGCAGGAGGCGACCCAGCAGCTCATGGACATCGGGGTCGTGAACCAGGACCCGGGTCAGACGCCTCGGCGGGACTTCACGTACGAGCTGAGCGACTGCACGGCGGGCTAGCAAGCGGCGAGGCCGCACCGACTCCAGGCCGGGGCGGGATTTAACCTCCGCCGACGCAGGGGGTTTCTCCCATCAGCAGGGCGCGAGTGGGCAAGCCGCTCGCGCCCGTTGAACCCACGGGAGAGTTCCAACATGCGTCAGACGTTCCTTTTGCGTTCCCTCGTCGCGGCTTCGCTGTTCCTGGCCACCCCTGTGCTCGCCGAGGACGCAGCGTCCGGCAAGGACTGCAAGGAGGCTCATCAGGGCCGGCATGGGCACCGGGGGATGAGGGGTGAGCACAAGCTTGCTCGCATGGAGCACCGGTTGGACCGGGCCGTGGAGAGCGGCCGGCTGAGCCAGGCGCAGGCGGAGGCGTTCAAGGCGGAGGCTCGTCAGCTCCGGGACGAGCTGAAGGCTCAAGCTGAAGCGGCGGGTGGACAGCTCTCGGAGGACCAGCGCCTCCAGGCTCGTGAGCGTGTCCGCGCGCTGCGCCAGAAGGTGAAGGAGGCCGTGCGGGCCTCCGCGCCCCAGAAGACCTGAGACACCTGCACATGTGTTGCAGGTGATGAGGGTGCTGGCGCTGATGGAGCGCCAGCGGGGACGTCGCGAGACGCGTCTGGAGGCTGCTCAGTCCCGCAGACGCTCGGCCCAGGTGAAGTACGCGGCCCGGGCATCCACGAACGGGTCCCTGAAGAGGGCGCGGACTTCCGTCTTCGCCAGGTGCCCTTCGTCAAAGGCGCGGTAGAGCATGTCGCCCAGCAGGTAGCCCAGCGCGTGGCTGACGCCGTGGAACAGCCGGTCCTTGCGCAGGGGCAGCAGCTTCACCGCCTCCTCGGGGGCCTCCATCTCCGCGGCCTTGTGGGCCAGCACGAAGGCGGAGATCTGCCGGTCCAACCCTCGGGTCTCGCCGAAGCGCTTCGCCCACTCGGCGAGGCCCAGGCAGGTGCGACGCGGGTTCACCAATCGCGAGCCGAAGAAGCCCAGCGCCTCTTCCATGCACCGCGCATAGAACGCCTCGGACGCCGTGCGAGGCGCCTCCATCGCGGGGCCCACCGCGCAGTGCCGTACGAAGTGCGCCGCTTCCTCCGCCGCATGGTTCAGGGACAGCGACGCCAGATACGCCGTCCGCGCACGAGGGATGTAGCTGCTCTCCCGCGAGAGGATGTGACGGCGCAGTTGTGACAGCTCCGCCTGCGTGAAGCGCCCACGCCGCTGGATGCGTGCGAGCACGTCACCATCCGCCACCGTGGTGACCTCCACCGACTCCAGTGCACGGCCGACTGGAACACCCGCGAGCCGCCCGATGAGCGCCGCCATCTCCCGGAAGCGCTCCGACGCGCCCCGGTCCACCCACGGCGTGTCTCCGGCCTCTGCTTCCAGGTAGTCGAGGAAGCTCTGCTGACACACGACAGGGGAGGCGTTGAGAAGACACACGGTGTCGTCGGCCAGCTCGACGGCCTCGGCGGAGCCCATGCTTCCGTCGCGGGCCAGCCGCCACCAGACACCTTCGGCGTTCTGGTACACCACCAGTCCTCGGCGCGTGTCGTCGCCCAGCGCGCGCTCCACCTGCGCGGGCAGGTGACAAGGCGCGATGTGGTACTGGCCCACCAGCACCAGGACCTGCGGGCGGTCCTCCGCCCGAGCCACCCGCGCGATGCGCTCCGCGGCATAGGCATCCCGCAAGGCGAGCGAACGTTCGCCCTGGGCGCGCCGATCAATCCCGACCACCTCCAGGCGATTCCGCCGGGCGAAGGAGAGCAGGGCGCGCAGCGAGTTTCCGGGACCAAAGCCCGTACCGTCGGTGCTAGCCCCCAGACGTGCCAGGAGGGAGCGCTCCGAGAGGCGCCCCGCGCTCCACGCGTCGAGCGAGGGCTGGTGCCGGCCCTCGATGCACTCGAGGGCGAGCACGACGCGGCGGCCCGTGGTGAGCGCGTGCTCGGCCAGCTCGACGTAGGTCTGCTGGGCCAGAGGAAGCGTGTGGTAGTCGCCCACGTACACGACGTCCGAGGCGCGTACGCGCTGGTGCACGTCGCTCAACGGCAGGACGCGCCGATAGCTGGCGGTGCGCCGGCGGTAACGGGCCTCGTAGGAGCGGAAGGCATCTGTCTGCCCGTCCACCACGCGGGCGATTTGTGCCCGCTGTCGACGGAAGAGGGCATGGTGCAGGGCGAGCGAGTCGCGCATGAGGTGCGCAGATCCCTCGCACGGCCTCGGAGACCCGGCAAAAAATCGGCGACTCGGAAGGCATCCGGGGCCGTTCCTTGACTCGGAGATCCCGGCAATAGACCATCGCCGTCAGCTTGAAGAACACACT is part of the Myxococcus landrumus genome and encodes:
- a CDS encoding hotdog fold domain-containing protein, producing the protein MSTGTKAIIRLRMSSHDAHYGGNLVDGARMLGLFGDVATELCIRADGDEGLFRAYDSVEFLAPVYAGDFIEAEGEIVSAGNTSRKMRFEARKVIRPRPDVNDSAADLLPEPIVVCRASGTCVVPKDKQRGQR
- a CDS encoding OAM dimerization domain-containing protein, with product MVKPSKQIIRPYGDRRDDGVVQISFTLPVPLSEKAKEAAAVFTRKMGYTDVKVAAAERAADSYTFFIVYARSNVTLDYAEIDVPEVVVKKMSFDDLNAFIKEKVGRRIVVFGACTGTDTHTVGIDAILNMKGYAGDYGLERYPGFEAFNLGSQVPNEDLIKRAMAKNADAILVSQVVTQRDVHKDNSRHFIDAAKAAGIHGKVQLLLGGPRVDHKLALELGFDAGFGPGTKPSDVANYIVHALLKKEGKEPQDMHYQGEPQ
- a CDS encoding lysine 5,6-aminomutase subunit alpha encodes the protein MPGPFIDDAQIAHARTLAEEIVNPIFDLIRRNTTVSIERTVLRFFGISGAGARGVPLANLMVDKLKAAGVLNRGAAYWYGRALQLGAKSPLEAVERLTALPADKLGPLSPEMEENLRAEVRAEARSAFEEMKARIAARDDLRKQFPMSPAPHKYVIVATGNIYDDVDQARAAAQAGADVIAVIRSTAQSLLDYVPHGATTEGYGGTYATQENFRIMREALDEESRKLKRYIQLTNYSSGLCMSEIAFCAAYEKLDMLLNDAMYGILFRDINMRRTFIDQYFSRRICGLAGIIINTGEDNYITTADAYDAAHTVIASQFINECFAKRAGLKDWQLGIGHSYEIDPYRDDTLLLELSQAMLVRRCFPDAPLKYMPPTKHKETDIFFSHAYDVMADLVAIWTNQGIQLLGMMTEAMHTPLLADRYVALKSASYIHRAARGIDQEFTVREDGKIANRAREVFGHAMKLLQECRDEGMVAAIGKGHFGDVKREETGGKGLDGVMEKSSDYFNPFLEILEAT
- a CDS encoding SDR family NAD(P)-dependent oxidoreductase — encoded protein: MDTELKGKGVLVTGGAGGIGTALVWAFSGEGAKVAVHYHSREVPAKRLAEEVGGVAVGADLTVEAEVDALVPASVAALGRLDVLVCNAGVWPSPDVPVWEMSLERWRRTLAENLDSVFLCCRGFLRHVATTGVGNIVIISSTAGLFGEAGHSDYAAAKGALAGGFLRSLKNELGRIAPLGRVNVVCPGWTAVDRNRDKLGGPDFVKRVTRTMPLRKVGQPEDVARVVVSLASDFISGHVTGEVVTVAGGMEGRVLHDD
- a CDS encoding ChaN family lipoprotein, giving the protein MRDSLALHHALFRRQRAQIARVVDGQTDAFRSYEARYRRRTASYRRVLPLSDVHQRVRASDVVYVGDYHTLPLAQQTYVELAEHALTTGRRVVLALECIEGRHQPSLDAWSAGRLSERSLLARLGASTDGTGFGPGNSLRALLSFARRNRLEVVGIDRRAQGERSLALRDAYAAERIARVARAEDRPQVLVLVGQYHIAPCHLPAQVERALGDDTRRGLVVYQNAEGVWWRLARDGSMGSAEAVELADDTVCLLNASPVVCQQSFLDYLEAEAGDTPWVDRGASERFREMAALIGRLAGVPVGRALESVEVTTVADGDVLARIQRRGRFTQAELSQLRRHILSRESSYIPRARTAYLASLSLNHAAEEAAHFVRHCAVGPAMEAPRTASEAFYARCMEEALGFFGSRLVNPRRTCLGLAEWAKRFGETRGLDRQISAFVLAHKAAEMEAPEEAVKLLPLRKDRLFHGVSHALGYLLGDMLYRAFDEGHLAKTEVRALFRDPFVDARAAYFTWAERLRD
- a CDS encoding 3-keto-5-aminohexanoate cleavage protein produces the protein MSTPMVITAAMVGAETTREQTPHLPITAEEIAEDAARCREAGAAMVHLHVRTADGKPSQDAELFRAAIRAIRKRTDVLIQTSTGGAVGMTVDQRCGPLTLTGEDRPDMATLTTGTVNFGEEVFWNPRPLVRDIAKRIKALGLRPELECFDVGMIDEARYLAKEGLVDLPAHFDFVLGVPGTLQPRPEVLDFMIASLPEGSTWTVAGVGRHQLAYVDEAAKRGGNARVGLEDNIYVSKGVLAKGNWELVAEAARRARAHGREPATPEQARKLLRLS
- a CDS encoding class I SAM-dependent methyltransferase, giving the protein MTTEAIDVRKHNREAWDRQVSLGNRWTQPVGPEVIAAARRGEWSVVLTPSKPVPPSWFGDIVGKRVLCLAGGGGQQAPVFAAAGAKVTVLDNSPGQLGQDRLVAEREGLEIRLVEGDMRDLSVFEDGGFDLIFHPCSNAFVDTILPVWREAFRVLRPGGVLLSGFTNPVIFLFDPELQDKGVLQVKYKMPYSDFTSLTETERRRYTDKHEPLCVAHTLQDQIGGQLDAGFLLAGYFEDKFEKGDLVAEYFDSYIATRALKPITP